Within Winogradskyella helgolandensis, the genomic segment TGAACTTTCAGATAAATTTGGAAGTCAATGTGTAGTTGTTGCTATTGATGCTAAAGAAGTTGATGGGGAATGGCTCGTCCATTTAGCAGGTGGAACCATTCCAACTGAAATTAAATTATTCGAGTGGGCGAAAGAAGTAGAAGAGCGAGGAGCGGGTGAAATTCTCTTTACATCCATGAACCATGATGGTACAAAAGCTGGTTTTGCAAATAAAGCTTTGGCTAAATTATCAGAATTAGTGAATATTCCTATTATTGCTTCAGGTGGAGCAGGATCAATTCAGCATTTCGTCGATACATTTAAAATAGGAAAAGCAGATGCAGCATTAGCAGCAAGTGTTTTTCATTTTGGTGAAATTCCGATTTTAGATTTAAAAGAAGCATTAAATAAACAGGATATACCTGTAAGATTATAAATGTCATTCCTGTACAGACAGGAATCAAAAATAGAGTATTAATAAAAATAGATTCCTGCTTTCACAGGAATGGCAAAAAAATATTATGAACGTAGATTTCAATAAAAACTCAGATGGTCTTGTGCCAGCAATTATTCAAGATAATAATACTAACAAAGTATTAATGTTAGGTTATATGAATGCTGAAGCTTTAAATAAAACTATTGATACTAAATTAGTTACTTTTTTTAGTAGAACCAAACAACGACTTTGGACAAAAGGTGAAGAGAGTGGAAATGTTTTAAACTTGGTAGACATTAAGTTGGATTGTGATAGCGACTCGTTATTAATTAAAGTGAGTCCAGAAGGTCCAACATGTCACAAAGGAACAGATACGTGTTGGAATGAAACTAACGAAGAAACTTATGGTTTTATTTCAATGCTTGAGGAGACCATAGCTTCTAGAATAAAAGAAGGTGATTCTGAAAAATCATATGTCGCATCATTATTTGCCAAAGGAATTAATAAAGTGGCTCAAAAAGTTGGAGAAGAGGCTGTTGAAGTTGTTATAGAGGCAAAAGATGATAATGATGACTTGTTTTTAGAAGAAAGTGCCGATTTATTGTTCCATTATTTGATGCTTTTACAGGCAAAAGGGTTCAAATTGAAAAATGTGGTGTCTGTGCTC encodes:
- the hisF gene encoding imidazole glycerol phosphate synthase subunit HisF; this translates as MLTKRIVPCLDIKNGRTVKGVNFVDLRDAGDPVVLAKQYADLGADELVFLDIAATLENRKTMHDMVLKVAEQVNIPFTVGGGISSVEDVDDLLHCGADKVSINSSAVKRPELINELSDKFGSQCVVVAIDAKEVDGEWLVHLAGGTIPTEIKLFEWAKEVEERGAGEILFTSMNHDGTKAGFANKALAKLSELVNIPIIASGGAGSIQHFVDTFKIGKADAALAASVFHFGEIPILDLKEALNKQDIPVRL
- the hisIE gene encoding bifunctional phosphoribosyl-AMP cyclohydrolase/phosphoribosyl-ATP diphosphatase HisIE — encoded protein: MNVDFNKNSDGLVPAIIQDNNTNKVLMLGYMNAEALNKTIDTKLVTFFSRTKQRLWTKGEESGNVLNLVDIKLDCDSDSLLIKVSPEGPTCHKGTDTCWNETNEETYGFISMLEETIASRIKEGDSEKSYVASLFAKGINKVAQKVGEEAVEVVIEAKDDNDDLFLEESADLLFHYLMLLQAKGFKLKNVVSVLNRRK